A region from the Candidatus Bathyarchaeia archaeon genome encodes:
- the lysS gene encoding lysine--tRNA ligase, with protein MDGGIIGRGTWYDKMALKIIERERKLGRSLDMIRTEMGLGASGFPHIGSLGDAARAFAVTLALREQGYRSELIAFCDDKDGLRKVPAGLPKTLEKYLGFPVTDIPDPFKCHDSYGRHMSHLLLEALDKCNIEYHYISAKDAYKNGLLNNEIRTLLLNAKKVGEIVKEEVGQERYMEVLPYFAVCGNCGRIYTTKALEYLPKEDKVLYVCDGMEIKGRWIEGCGYKGETVITEGEGKLSWKGEFAARWKALDIRFEAYGKDIADSVRVNDRICREVLGCEPPAHAKYEMFLDKSGRKISKSTGNVFTPQVWFRYGSPQSLMLLMLKRFVGTRTLDVTDIPLYMNELDYLEDIYFGKKAIPDKKELVKLKGLYEYCWVLKPPKQPSIHVPYNMLTFLAKIAPKGKEIEFITEKLQSYGYLQKGQQPDQNLKRRIEYALNWVKDFEEIRETPITLKPEEKNAIKELIETLKTEEEAEKIQNAIFNTAKKHGIPPPEFFKTLYTILIGTSQGPRLGPYITAMGKQNVINALQRILNQT; from the coding sequence ATGGATGGCGGAATTATAGGGCGTGGAACATGGTACGATAAAATGGCTCTGAAAATAATTGAAAGAGAGCGAAAGCTAGGCAGAAGCCTAGATATGATAAGAACCGAAATGGGACTGGGAGCTTCAGGTTTTCCCCACATCGGAAGTTTAGGCGATGCCGCCCGCGCTTTTGCCGTCACCCTAGCCCTGAGAGAGCAAGGCTACCGTTCAGAGCTAATAGCCTTTTGCGACGACAAAGACGGACTACGCAAAGTCCCGGCGGGGCTGCCGAAAACTCTAGAGAAATATTTGGGATTTCCTGTCACGGACATTCCAGACCCATTTAAATGCCATGACAGTTACGGCAGACACATGAGCCACCTCTTACTTGAAGCCCTAGACAAATGCAACATAGAATACCATTACATATCGGCTAAAGACGCCTACAAAAACGGCTTACTAAACAATGAAATTCGAACTTTGCTTTTAAATGCGAAGAAGGTTGGGGAAATTGTCAAGGAAGAGGTAGGACAAGAAAGATACATGGAGGTCTTGCCATACTTCGCAGTTTGCGGAAACTGTGGGAGAATATACACCACAAAAGCGCTTGAATACCTTCCGAAAGAGGATAAGGTGCTTTACGTTTGCGATGGTATGGAGATTAAGGGCAGATGGATTGAAGGTTGTGGATACAAAGGCGAAACTGTCATTACAGAAGGTGAGGGAAAGTTAAGCTGGAAGGGCGAATTTGCAGCAAGATGGAAAGCCCTAGACATAAGATTTGAGGCTTATGGCAAAGATATTGCCGACTCGGTTCGCGTAAATGACAGAATATGCCGCGAGGTGCTGGGCTGCGAACCGCCAGCCCACGCAAAATACGAAATGTTCCTTGACAAAAGCGGGAGAAAAATTTCAAAGTCAACAGGTAACGTTTTCACGCCGCAAGTATGGTTTAGGTATGGTTCACCTCAATCGCTCATGCTCCTCATGCTAAAAAGGTTTGTTGGGACTCGCACTTTGGACGTGACGGACATACCATTATACATGAACGAACTGGACTATTTAGAAGACATATACTTTGGAAAAAAGGCGATACCAGACAAAAAAGAACTAGTAAAACTTAAGGGTTTATATGAGTACTGCTGGGTCTTAAAACCGCCCAAACAACCAAGCATACACGTGCCATATAACATGCTAACTTTTCTGGCTAAAATCGCGCCAAAGGGCAAAGAAATAGAGTTTATAACAGAAAAACTACAAAGCTACGGCTATCTACAAAAAGGACAACAGCCAGACCAAAACCTAAAAAGACGAATAGAATATGCCCTCAACTGGGTTAAAGACTTCGAAGAAATCCGGGAAACGCCCATAACCCTAAAACCGGAAGAGAAAAACGCCATAAAAGAACTAATCGAAACCCTAAAAACAGAAGAAGAGGCGGAAAAAATACAAAACGCCATATTCAACACCGCCAAAAAGCACGGCATACCAC